One window of the Acinonyx jubatus isolate Ajub_Pintada_27869175 chromosome A2, VMU_Ajub_asm_v1.0, whole genome shotgun sequence genome contains the following:
- the LOC106980732 gene encoding olfactory receptor 13, protein MGANMTSITEFTLLGFPLALRIQMLLFGIFSLFYAFTLLGNGLILGLIWLDSRLHTPMYFFLSHLAIVDIAYACNTVPQILVNLLKPDQPISFAGCMTQTFLFLIFAVTECLLLVVMSYDRYVAICHPLRYPVIMSWRVCIMLVVTSWTFGVLLSLIHLMLLLPLPFCRSQKINHFFCEIMALLKLVCADTHINEIVVLAGAISVLVGPFSSIVISYMCILCAILRIQSGEGQRKAFSTCSSHLCVVGLFYGTAIIMYVGPRHGNPKEQKKYLLLFHSLFNPMLNPLIYSLRNSEVKNALKRVLGAHLGGSVPLKDLMVWELGQCWDSRNPNNAKFSGAVMTGVVSEVCSVAGCGS, encoded by the exons ATGGGAGCCAATATGACCTCTATCACAGAGTTTACCCTATTGGGATTTCCCCTTGCTCTGAGGATTCAGATGCTTCTCTTTGGTATCTTCTCCCTGTTCTACGCCTTTACCCTGCTGGGGAATGGGCTCATCCTGGGACTCATCTGGCTGGACTCCAGActgcacacccccatgtacttcttcctctcccacctggcCATCGTCGACATAGCCTATGCCTGCAACACAGTGCCCCAGATTCTGGTAAACCTCCTGAAGCCAGACCAACCCATCTCCTTTGCTGGCTGCATGACACagacctttctctttttgatttttgcTGTCACAGAATGTCTTCTCCTGGTAGTGATGTCCTATGATCGGTATGTGGCCATCTGCCACCCACTCCGATATCCTGTCATCATGAGCTGGAGAGTCTGCATCATGCTGGTGGTGACTTCCTGGACCTTTGGAGTCCTTCTGTCTTTGATTCATCTCATGTTACTTCTACCCTTACCCTTCTGTAGATCCCAGAAAATCAATCACTTTTTCTGTGAAATCATGGCTCTTCTCAAACTTGTCTGTGCAGATACACACATCAATGAGATTGTGGTATTGGCTGGAGCAATTTCCGTACTAGTGGGACCCTTCTCCTCGATTGTAATCTCATATATGTGCATCCTCTGTGCCATCCTCAGGATCCAGTCTGGGGAAGGTCAAAGAAAAGCCTTCTCTACCTGCTCATCCCATCTCTGTGTGGTTGGACTCTTTTATGGCACGGCCATTATAATGTATGTTGGGCCCAGACATGGGAACCCCAAGGAGCAGAAGAAATATCTCCTCCTGTTTCACAGCCTTTTCAATCCCATGCTCAACCCCCTGATCTATAGTCTTAGGAACTCAGAAGTGAAGAATGCCTTAAAGAGAGTGCtgggggcacacctgggtggctca GTTCCCCTGAAGGACCTGATGGTTTGGGAATTAGGGCAGTGCTGGGATTCACGAAATCCAAATAATGCCAAGTTTTCTGGGGCCGTAATGACTGGTGTTGTCTCAGAGGTGTGCTCTGTGGCTGGTTGTGGTTCCTGA